In the genome of Pseudoliparis swirei isolate HS2019 ecotype Mariana Trench chromosome 3, NWPU_hadal_v1, whole genome shotgun sequence, one region contains:
- the chrdl2 gene encoding chordin-like protein 2 isoform X2, giving the protein MKPTCFFFLIIWVTGTELKPRKVVLLLDSGPGVVCTFKDKTFSPGDSWHPYLEPFGLMFCMRCLCSEIGHVKCNIIKCPALPCERPVAEPQQCCPRCSGEPRVPAGLRASAKSCRHNGSVYRPGESFTKLDLFPSRRSDQCVLCTCSNGNIFCGLKTCQPITCPSPVAVQETCCLVCKDHGTSGSSSTEDGNQQLNRGARHSVDRCSGEQSRPRFDRASPLRARASPRGPSLSKLNLKGASETTVKIVLQRKQRKACLYNGRTYSHGDAWHPVLGKVLECILCTCTDGLQDCKRTACPRQYPCQHPVKTAGKCCKSCPGSRAGSNQTRCGGGSKNSLSVYKVDSPVKADPPNAVRIVAVERQHTAEVEVHVWKAVEGTATPGGKHDE; this is encoded by the exons ATGAAGCCCACATGTTTCTTCTTTCTCATCATTTGGGTCACAGGAACGGAGCTAAAACCCCGGAAA gttgtcctgctGTTGGACTCAGGGCCCGGGGTGGTATGCACCTTTAAAGACAAGACCTTCAGTCCAGGAGACAGCTGGCATCCCTACCTGGAGCCCTTTGGCCTCATGTTCTGCATGCGCTGCCTCTGCTCTGAG ataggTCATGTGAAATGTAACATCATCAAATGTCCGGCTCTGCCGTGTGAACGCCCGGTGGCCGAGCCTCAGCAGTGTTGCCCACGATGCTCAG GTGAGCCCCGGGTCCCTGCAGGCCTGAGGGCGTCCGCCAAATCCTGCAGGCACAACGGGAGCGTCTACCGGCCGGGGGAGAGCTTCACGAAGCTCGACCTGTTCCCGTCCAGGCGGAGCGACCAGTGCGTCCTGTGCACGTGCTCC AATGGAAACATCTTCTGCGGCCTGAAAACATGCCAACCGATCACCTGCCCCTCCCCCGTCGCGGTCCAGGAAACCTGCTGTTTGGTGTGTAAAG ATCACGGCACCAGCGGCTCCTCGTCAACGGAGGATGGGAACCAGCAACTCAACAGAGGCGCG AGACATTCGGTGGACCGGTGCTccggagagcagagcagacccCGGTTCGACCGGGCCTCTCCTCTCAGGGCGAGGGCTTCACCTCGAGGCCCGAGCCTCAGCAAACTGAACCTCAAAGGGGCGTCGGAGACCACCGTGAAGATCGTCCTGCAGAGGAAACAACGAAAAG CTTGTTTATACAACGGCAGGACGTACTCGCACGGAGACGCCTGGCACCCGGTTTTGGGGAAGGTCCTGGAATGCATCCTGTGCACTTGTACCGACGGCCTCCAGGACTGCAAACGCACCGCGTGTCCCAGGCAGTACCCGTGCCAACACCCCGTGAAAACGGCGGGAAAGTGCTGCAAGTCGTGTCCAG GAAGTAGAGCTGGAAGTAACCAGACCCGGTGTGGCGGCGGGTCCAAGAACAGCCTCTCGGTGTATAAAGTGGACTCGCCTGTGAAAGCGGATCCACCCAACGCGGTTCGGATCGTCGCCGTTGAAAGACAACACACCGCTGAGGTGGAAGTGCACGTGTGGAAGGCTGTGGAAGGGACCGCGACTCCTGGTGGGAAGCACGACGAATAA
- the chrdl2 gene encoding chordin-like protein 2 isoform X3: MKPTCFFFLIIWVTGTELKPRKGPGVVCTFKDKTFSPGDSWHPYLEPFGLMFCMRCLCSEIGHVKCNIIKCPALPCERPVAEPQQCCPRCSGEPRVPAGLRASAKSCRHNGSVYRPGESFTKLDLFPSRRSDQCVLCTCSNGNIFCGLKTCQPITCPSPVAVQETCCLVCKDHGTSGSSSTEDGNQQLNRGARHSVDRCSGEQSRPRFDRASPLRARASPRGPSLSKLNLKGASETTVKIVLQRKQRKACLYNGRTYSHGDAWHPVLGKVLECILCTCTDGLQDCKRTACPRQYPCQHPVKTAGKCCKSCPGSRAGSNQTRCGGGSKNSLSVYKVDSPVKADPPNAVRIVAVERQHTAEVEVHVWKAVEGTATPGVLQLMEIGDVFRKAFVDHPENYTLLATLAEEPWKRFKEQRGNLNSAPQATICEDGIREIMTFINPEQIQDVCSP; the protein is encoded by the exons ATGAAGCCCACATGTTTCTTCTTTCTCATCATTTGGGTCACAGGAACGGAGCTAAAACCCCGGAAAG GGCCCGGGGTGGTATGCACCTTTAAAGACAAGACCTTCAGTCCAGGAGACAGCTGGCATCCCTACCTGGAGCCCTTTGGCCTCATGTTCTGCATGCGCTGCCTCTGCTCTGAG ataggTCATGTGAAATGTAACATCATCAAATGTCCGGCTCTGCCGTGTGAACGCCCGGTGGCCGAGCCTCAGCAGTGTTGCCCACGATGCTCAG GTGAGCCCCGGGTCCCTGCAGGCCTGAGGGCGTCCGCCAAATCCTGCAGGCACAACGGGAGCGTCTACCGGCCGGGGGAGAGCTTCACGAAGCTCGACCTGTTCCCGTCCAGGCGGAGCGACCAGTGCGTCCTGTGCACGTGCTCC AATGGAAACATCTTCTGCGGCCTGAAAACATGCCAACCGATCACCTGCCCCTCCCCCGTCGCGGTCCAGGAAACCTGCTGTTTGGTGTGTAAAG ATCACGGCACCAGCGGCTCCTCGTCAACGGAGGATGGGAACCAGCAACTCAACAGAGGCGCG AGACATTCGGTGGACCGGTGCTccggagagcagagcagacccCGGTTCGACCGGGCCTCTCCTCTCAGGGCGAGGGCTTCACCTCGAGGCCCGAGCCTCAGCAAACTGAACCTCAAAGGGGCGTCGGAGACCACCGTGAAGATCGTCCTGCAGAGGAAACAACGAAAAG CTTGTTTATACAACGGCAGGACGTACTCGCACGGAGACGCCTGGCACCCGGTTTTGGGGAAGGTCCTGGAATGCATCCTGTGCACTTGTACCGACGGCCTCCAGGACTGCAAACGCACCGCGTGTCCCAGGCAGTACCCGTGCCAACACCCCGTGAAAACGGCGGGAAAGTGCTGCAAGTCGTGTCCAG GAAGTAGAGCTGGAAGTAACCAGACCCGGTGTGGCGGCGGGTCCAAGAACAGCCTCTCGGTGTATAAAGTGGACTCGCCTGTGAAAGCGGATCCACCCAACGCGGTTCGGATCGTCGCCGTTGAAAGACAACACACCGCTGAGGTGGAAGTGCACGTGTGGAAGGCTGTGGAAGGGACCGCGACTCCTG GTGTTTTACAATTAATGGAAATTGGTGACGTTTTCAGAAAAGCTTTTGTGGATCATCCAGAAAATTACACGTTACTTGCAACACTTGCTGAAG aGCCGTGGAAAAGGTTTAAAGAGCAGAGAGGAAATCTAAATTCAGCTCCTCAGGCCACAATCTGTGAAGACGGCATACGGGAGATTATGACTTTCATAAATCCCGAGCAGATACAAGATGTGTGTTCACCGTGA
- the chrdl2 gene encoding chordin-like protein 2 isoform X1: MKPTCFFFLIIWVTGTELKPRKVVVVLLLDSGPGVVCTFKDKTFSPGDSWHPYLEPFGLMFCMRCLCSEIGHVKCNIIKCPALPCERPVAEPQQCCPRCSGEPRVPAGLRASAKSCRHNGSVYRPGESFTKLDLFPSRRSDQCVLCTCSNGNIFCGLKTCQPITCPSPVAVQETCCLVCKDHGTSGSSSTEDGNQQLNRGARHSVDRCSGEQSRPRFDRASPLRARASPRGPSLSKLNLKGASETTVKIVLQRKQRKACLYNGRTYSHGDAWHPVLGKVLECILCTCTDGLQDCKRTACPRQYPCQHPVKTAGKCCKSCPGSRAGSNQTRCGGGSKNSLSVYKVDSPVKADPPNAVRIVAVERQHTAEVEVHVWKAVEGTATPGGKHDE, from the exons ATGAAGCCCACATGTTTCTTCTTTCTCATCATTTGGGTCACAGGAACGGAGCTAAAACCCCGGAAA gttgttgttgtcctgctGTTGGACTCAGGGCCCGGGGTGGTATGCACCTTTAAAGACAAGACCTTCAGTCCAGGAGACAGCTGGCATCCCTACCTGGAGCCCTTTGGCCTCATGTTCTGCATGCGCTGCCTCTGCTCTGAG ataggTCATGTGAAATGTAACATCATCAAATGTCCGGCTCTGCCGTGTGAACGCCCGGTGGCCGAGCCTCAGCAGTGTTGCCCACGATGCTCAG GTGAGCCCCGGGTCCCTGCAGGCCTGAGGGCGTCCGCCAAATCCTGCAGGCACAACGGGAGCGTCTACCGGCCGGGGGAGAGCTTCACGAAGCTCGACCTGTTCCCGTCCAGGCGGAGCGACCAGTGCGTCCTGTGCACGTGCTCC AATGGAAACATCTTCTGCGGCCTGAAAACATGCCAACCGATCACCTGCCCCTCCCCCGTCGCGGTCCAGGAAACCTGCTGTTTGGTGTGTAAAG ATCACGGCACCAGCGGCTCCTCGTCAACGGAGGATGGGAACCAGCAACTCAACAGAGGCGCG AGACATTCGGTGGACCGGTGCTccggagagcagagcagacccCGGTTCGACCGGGCCTCTCCTCTCAGGGCGAGGGCTTCACCTCGAGGCCCGAGCCTCAGCAAACTGAACCTCAAAGGGGCGTCGGAGACCACCGTGAAGATCGTCCTGCAGAGGAAACAACGAAAAG CTTGTTTATACAACGGCAGGACGTACTCGCACGGAGACGCCTGGCACCCGGTTTTGGGGAAGGTCCTGGAATGCATCCTGTGCACTTGTACCGACGGCCTCCAGGACTGCAAACGCACCGCGTGTCCCAGGCAGTACCCGTGCCAACACCCCGTGAAAACGGCGGGAAAGTGCTGCAAGTCGTGTCCAG GAAGTAGAGCTGGAAGTAACCAGACCCGGTGTGGCGGCGGGTCCAAGAACAGCCTCTCGGTGTATAAAGTGGACTCGCCTGTGAAAGCGGATCCACCCAACGCGGTTCGGATCGTCGCCGTTGAAAGACAACACACCGCTGAGGTGGAAGTGCACGTGTGGAAGGCTGTGGAAGGGACCGCGACTCCTGGTGGGAAGCACGACGAATAA